Genomic DNA from Budorcas taxicolor isolate Tak-1 chromosome 5, Takin1.1, whole genome shotgun sequence:
TGGGGACAGGCAGGGGAGCCAGGTGCGGGCATGACCCCAGGCGGCTCCCTCGCCCCAGGGCCCCGGGAAGCAGCCGCGATGAAGGGCCCTGGGGCACACGGTGAGGTTGCTcagctcctggagaaggttctggaaACTGGCGCCCCTGCTCCCGGGGCAGCCAGGGTCCGACCAGGCAGGCCCGGGTGCTGGGGACCGTCGGCGCCCCAGGAGGGGGGCGGGCAGGGCgcgcagggggcggggcctgcagACGCCCTCTGCTCTGGGCTGTTTGCAGACGCGCCGCTCCCGGAGGAGGAGGCCCTGTACTCAGCAGAGCCAGCCCGGGGCGTGCTGCCCCCCGGGGGCCCGTTTCACGTCTGCTCGCCCCCCGCCGCCCCTGCCACCGCCCCTCTGTCGCCAGCCAGCCTGGGCAAGCCTGACCCCCTCGCCATCCTGAGCCGCAACGCCACCCACCCGTTGCTGCACATCAGCACCCTGTACGAGGCCCGGGAAGAGGAGGACGGGGCCCCCAGAGCCCCTCAGGACGTGGGCAGCCTCATCACCATCCCTCCGCCGCAGCAGATTCTCATCGCCACCTTCGACGAGCCGAGGACAGTAGTGAGTACCGTGGAGTTCTGAGGGCCGGGGCTGCCCGCGCGGCTGCATGACCGCGCCCCAGGCAGAGGCAGCCTCGCTTTGCCCGGCACTGCCCACGCGCCCCGGCCTCCCGCCCGCATGCCACGGGGCTCAGCACCTTTCCCCTCCCCGGCCCCCTGGATGGCATCAGGGTGCTGGCTGGGTCCGGGGCTGGCCAGGACCCCGTGGAGCCCCGCGCCCAAAGGCCCAgagccgccccctccccccaacatcAGGCGCTGCGCTGTgagatgaatttatttttttagttgattCTGTTTGGGGCCTGGGATGCTGGCCTGTGAGGGGCCGGGAGGTGGCAGGATGACTCAGGGGGgcgcggggggtggggtggcaccTCAGCCTCTGGCCGCCCCTGCAGGGATGGGCGCCCTGGTGGGAGGGGCCGGGGCCCCTCCAGTCAAAGGTCAACATGCACTTTCTCCTCATACCCCGACACCTGTCCTTTATTTTACTATGGTTACTGTAACTAGCGAGTACGTTTATTATCTGGCGGCTCCGGATGCCTTTAAATCAAAGGATGTCGTGCGTGTGACTGTGCAAGCGTGCGTCCAGAGAGCAAGGTGCCAGCATGCCAGCGGGTGTGTGCGTGAGCCGGCAAGTGTGGAGCGTGTGCGTGAGTGAGCGTGGGGTGAGGCTGGTGAGGGCAGGAATCCAACGCAATAACCACGTCCCCTCCAGGCCACcagccccccactcccccacccggCCCCCGCCCAAGGGACCCCGGCGGTCTGTGGGAGCCGCGGGCTGGCGTGGGCGGGGCTCCCTGTTACCTCAGCCACGGTGACATCGTGACAGTGTTAACAAGGTACCCAGCATATCAATAAAGATTATTCTGATACCCCTGAGTCTGAGTGCTCCGTCCCGCCAGAGGCCTGTGCTCCCGCTGGGGCTCGACTCCCTGctcggggtgggggtgcggggggtgggggtgggggcagggcactGGGACACGCCCGCTGCCCTCCGGGGGCCCCGCCGCAGCTGAGCCGGCCCGGGTGAGTCCCCGGCTCGGTGGAGACAGAGTCGTCCCCCGGGAAGCCGCCCCCCAGTGGATGCCTGAGGGCAGGGCTGCCAGGCCTGCCCGAGGCAACAGCAAGGGCTGGCGGCactcaggagggcttcctggaggaggcgccCGTGTCGCGGGGACTCGGGGCAGGGGGCTTTCGGAATGCAGGTGGGGGTGTGGCCGGTCCCACGCATGCACCAAGGAGTCACGAgcctcccaggccctggcaggagaccctgggggtCTGAAGGCAGGTGGCTGGGGCAGCTGGGCCAGGAGCCCCGGGGCTACAATCATGAGGGGGCTCAGCAGGGATTAGAGTGGGACCACCTGCTGCACCGTGTGGAGGGCCGACAGGAAGACCCCGGGCAGGCCCTTTCTGGAGCGGCCCTCCTGCGCGCGCTGTGGGTGATCTGTTGCCCAGGGGTGGCATCCTAATGGGTTTCCATCATCACTCGGGGACGGTGAGGCCCGAGATCAGGGGAGGCCGCCACTGCGCAGACAGCTCCCGAGCGGAGGGCCCCAGGCCTAGGCAGGAAGCAGGCGGGGGGACGTGTGGGTCCTGGGGTCTCCATGGGGATGGCACATGTGAGGCAGGGTGAGCAGGCTCAGGACGGGCAGGGTGAGCAGGCTCAGGACGGGCCGCGTGAGTGCTCTGGGGGCTTGGGCAGGGGGCTGCCCCTGGCTGCTGGGTGCCCAGCCTGGGGGACACCGAGGGCGGCACCAGGACACACACAAGGCTGAGAAGGACAGGGAGCCATGCTCCAGGCATCCTCCTGGCCTGGGAAGCTGTTTGCCGTCTCTAGGAACTGGCCAGCTCTGGGAGGGCCGGTTTCTCTAGGGTCACCACGGCCCCAGACGGCAAACAGCAGggttcccagccctgccccagaaAGCACTCACCTGTACTGCTGCTCTCCCCCACCCAGCGTCCCAGGGCACGTGGTCCCTGCCCCTCAGGCTGGCACCGTCTCCACGTTTCTGGGGAAGAGACCCAAGGACCCACGCAGGCTGGGCCAGTCCCGCAGGTCACGCAGCTCTGTGGTGATGGTGACCCCAGCACCGGGGCCAAGGTGCTCCCTCCCCGGGAGAGCAGCTGTGCCCACCCGGGAACCCAAGCCACCCTGACATCAGGGCCCACCCACCCCTGAGGGCTGGAGGGCAGCCTGCTCTCCGCCTGCTCGTGCCCAGGCAGGGCCTCGCTCAGAGCAGAGGCGTGCCAGCCCCCGCGGGCGTGCTCACGCACTGTGCACAGGGAGCAAGGCAGGGCGGGGCGCCCGGGCCTCTGAGCCCTGGGCCGTGTCTTTGGCAGGACTGCTCTCTCCAGCCCCGTCCCTGAGCCAAGGCCGGCAGGACGGTTCGGGCCCAGGCTCCTCCAAGGCCTGGGCGTGTGAACTGGCCGGTTGCCCTGGTTGGCTGGGGAACAGAGGGAGTCAGAGTCCCACTGAGGCCGACCTCCTCCTTCGGGGCCGGGGGTGCACCTCGGGGGAGCGGGCAGAGGGCCCCCCACGGGAGCCGTCGGCCCATGACACGCGGTCCAGGACACACGGTCCACAACTGCCTCCTTGCTCTTCCCCTCCAGTCCTGGGCAGGGCAGTTGGGGGCGCCCTCCCTCTCCCAGGAGGAGGGGCATCAGGAGAACCTCGGATCGCACCCAGGACAGCCAGAACGGGAGCCCGGGCCCGCCTCCGTCACACCAGCCCAGCAGGGCCGTCTCAGCCAGGCGGCTCTCCAGCGGCTAAGGCCTGGAGTGAAGGGCAgcgctccagctctgctgtgtGGGTGGCCAAGGCGGCGGGGCGGGCGGAGCCAACCTGTGCCCTGCCAAccggacagggaggctgggcccaGGCTGTGGGCCAGGAGCCTGCAAGGTAAGGGTCAGCCTGGAGCCGCTCCTGACAGCTCAGCCTGCCGGCCAGGAGCCCACCCTGCTCAAGGCTGGACGGGGCGTCTCAACTCAGAACGGGGGAGCGCCAGGGCGGGGCGTACCCCCTCCTGGAGCAGACCAGGCAAGGCGGATGGGGCCGGCCTCACTCTGGGCTCCCCGTCCGGCTGCGCGCCCCCAACCCCGTCCGCCCTGCCCCCGCCCGCACCTCCCCGGAACCCACCCGCCAGGCCGAGAGGGCGCCCAGGCACCCGCACGGGCGCGATCTGCGGTCTGGACTCTGCCCCTAGCGTTGCATTGATGGTTCTGCATTATAGCAGGCCGCACGAACATCCACTCCCTTTTACTGACAGGGAGCTGCGGCCAAAGAATTTTGGGGCGCTTCACAACGCCTCCCCACTACGGCGGCAGGCCTGGGACTCGAACCCACGTCCTGAGCCGCCGCTTAGCCCTCGGAGCTTGGCGAGGGAGGAGGGGTCGGGTGGCACTTCTTCGCGCGCGGCCTCCTGGGAAGTGAAGTCCTCGCCCAGTCGCGCGCAACCCCCTGGGAACTGTAGTTCGCAGGCGCGGGTCAGGCCCGCTGCAAGCGCAGGCAGACGGCGCGTCGGACTACGCTTCCCGGCAAACcgcgcgcccccgccgccccgccccggcccggccgCGGCCCGCCTGGCCGCCCCGCCCCGCAGCTCCGGCCCGCCCCGTCCGGTGGGCGCCGCGCCGCATGGAGGCCGGCTGAGGAGCGCCGCCCAGCCCGGTACGCCGCGCGGCTCGGTcccgggcggggggcgcgcgggtcgggggcggcggcgggggcggtccAGGCCGGGCCGGTCAGCCCGCGGCGCGCGGCCCCGGCCCGGAGGGTCAGCGCCGGCCTCCGCGGGGCGCTCGGGCGctgcgggccgggggcggggaccGGGTCGGggtcggggccggggccggggtcCGCGGCGGTCCGAGCGGGCGGCCCGGCTCCGCAGGGGCGGCGGCGCGGCCTCGGAGGGGGCCCTGGGGCCTTCGCGGCGCCGGCGGCCTCTGCCCTTCAGGCCGAGGAGTCGGGGCTGCCATATGGAGCCCCAGAGCCCAGACTCCGAGGCCCGGCGCGCTCTACTCGCCTCGATTCCGGgagcagctttattgagatgtaacttACGTGCCGCAAAGTTCTCACATGCGTCTCTGTGAAAACTGTCCCGAGAAAGAAAACCCAGGCTCATGGAGAGCAGCGAGGAAGTCCTCGGCGGACTTCGGGTGTCAGGACCACCGCATCCAGAGATGGGTGGCCTCCAGCTGACGTCCTCCGGGCTTTCGGGGTTCCCCGGAGAGGAGGGTGTAAGGCCACCGGCTCGCGGCGCCCCCGTGAAGGAGGCACTGTCTCCGGGCTCTCCCTGGCTGTCGTGCCCGCCCCCTTGTTGTGTGACTGGGAGGGAGCCCCCTGACCTTGGCGCCACTGGGCAGCCTTGCAGGATGGCGGTGATGCTGCGGTGTCAGGCCTCGGGCAAAACCGCCAGGAGAGGGTCCAGCGTGGTGGGCAGGAaggcccccctcccaccccgtgCCCCCATAGAGGTCAGCATGGGGACCCCACTGGGCAGAGTCCAGGTCCCAGGAGGGCTGGCCAGGTGTGCTAGGCCTCCAGCTCAGGTGTGACTTGACCCTTTACCCATATCCTGACCTTTGCCACAGCTCCGTGAAACAGCCTGCCAGACCCAGGGGCGTTTCCGGTGGCTTCAGAAGTGGGGGTGTAGGCGTGTAGCTTCAGGCCGCACTCTGCTGCCTCCCACTCGGTCGTTTTCCTCTGCAGCCTGTTGTCTGTCCAGTTTGGGATCCCCGACCTTCTGAGCAGGCAGGCCTAGTGGCCTGATGGGGAGCTGGTTTTTCCGGAAACTCCATCTGGCGCTGGTCAGCTCTTGGCCAGCAAGGGGATGCCAGGCTGGGGTCTGGGAGGCGTTTCTGGCTTCCTGATTTTTAGAGGCAGATGGGAGGGAATGACTGAGTGTGATCGTTACAGAACACCACCATTGGGGCTGAAGGGACAGTTTCCTCACAGTCCTGGGGACAAAATTCAAGACCAAGGTGCTGGCTGCCTTGGTTGCTGGGAGGAGCTCTTCCTGGCCCCAGACAGCTGCCTTCTCGCCATGCCCTCCCAGACCAGCCCTCCCGGGGCTCTTCCCAGGAAGGCTCTAGCCCTATCCTGGGGCCCAGCCTTGTGACCCTACCTCATCCGAGTCATCTCCTGGAGCCCCTGCCTCCTAATTTCATCCCATTGGGCTAAGGGCTTCAAAATATGAATTAGAGGGGCCACAGCCCAGTCCATAGCAGTGGGACCCTGGAGAGGAGATGGCGGCCCGTGGCCTGCCTCGCAGCCGGCGCAGCCTGCTGTCCTTGGTCTGTGCTGTGCGCGGCACTCAGCAGGCTGCTTGCTGCGCTAACACCGCGTCCAGCAAGAGCACCCGACATGGTCCCTGGCGGTCCCCAATGCAGGTGGGGCTCTCCCTGCCTGTGAGCCGGTGCGATCTCTGGTGAACCCTGCAAGGTGGGTCCTCTTGGGGGTCAGGGGCTGCCTGGCATTTGGAGTCTGTTTCCCCGGAAGTGTGTGGGTGGAGCCAGATCACGGCCACGCCCCTTCTGCGGAGGCTCCTCCTGAAGTAGGGCGGCTGGTCCTCCTGCCCCAGGGAACGACGCCGACGTGCCATCTGAGTGCGGCACATCGTGTGCCCATCGTGGGACGGCTGGGTGGCTGCTCGAACCACCGCGGCCCTGGAGGCCAGAGTTAAGCGTCTGGCCGCGCTGTGCCAGGTGGTGGTCTGAGAGCGGCCAGCCCTGCGGACGTCCCCCGCCGCGCTGTTGCTGACAGCCCAGCTGCCTGTTTGCCAGAGGACCGGCCTCGGGCCGCCCAGCTCAGGAGGCCTCCCCAGGCCGTGCTCCCTGAGTCCAGCTCAGCAGTGACAGCTGTTGGGGTGCGGGGAAAGTCCCTGGATCAGGCAGAAAGGTCTGCTTTGCGCCGGCTCCCCAAGGGCTCTGCGTTGGTGTCAGGGTTGCTGGGCGGAAGCCTGGCGCGGGCTCCCTGGGGCTGGGCATAGAGCCTGGGGTCTCCTGGGCACGGAGCCTGAGGTCTGCTGGGATGGGCTGCCAGGACCTGTCTTCCAGAGATCCAGAAACGCACCTGCGGTGTGAGGAGGTGGAGCCCGGGCCCTTGCTCCGCTCTAGGCAGCCAAGTGGTCGGTCCCGGCTGTAAAGATCTGAGGGTGcgtggtggtgggaggagggtcgATGACCCTCTGAGCTGGTTCTGGAGGGGTCCACCGGGGGCCCTGACTGAGGTTCCGGGAAACCAGACACTGTGAAGTGAAAGAAGCAGAGATGCTCTTAGAATCACGGGCTCTTGGCTCTTTCCGCCTGATCCCTCCCAGGCCAGGCACCCCCGGGGGCACCCCCGGGTCCTGGGTCCGGGTGCTGTGGTCGTGGCCCAGCTGTCTGGGGGCTCACAGCCCGTCtgcccccagggacagagggtggGTCTGGGAGGCCGACCAGACTGTGGCCCCCCAGGCCCGGGGGAGGGAGACTGAGGCTCGCTGGCCTGCTTCCCGCCGGCTGTCACACAAGCTCCCTGGGACAGCAGGGACGCTTCCTGAAGAAGCTTCTCTGCTGCTCTGGCACCTCGTGTGAAGGGGACCCATGGGCTCTCCTGCGCCAGCTCAGGAACCTGAGAGGAGGGCGGGCCAAGCCGGGCGCCCGCGGACGCAGCTTCCTGTTTCTGTTCCTGTCGGGCCTTTGGTCTGTGAAGTGGGATGGAGGCGGCCCTGGGGCTGGTGAGGCCAGTGAGCCGCCCTCCGTGGGGACCAGGCGCCCCAGCACAGCAGCTGCTCCGGGTGGAGGGCGCTGGGGCCCGGCCCACTCAGATCCCACGCTGGCCTCCCACCCCCCACAGAGGCCCCCGGCTCTGCCTGCCGCTCCTCGGTCGGGGCCTGTCCATCCCTCTCGGGACCCTTCCCCTGACTTCATTCCCAGGAGCCCCAGGCCGGGACGCTGGCTCTCCGAGCGGGGCTGGGAGCGGAGCCCAGATGAGAGTTGGGCCCGGTGCACGAGGGGGAGGAACTGGATCTCATGTCGTGTTTATTCCATCGTCTCTATTTCCTCTTTGTTGTGAAACGAGCTGACGGGGCCTTGGGCATGTCCTGCTGCCTGTGTGGACCTCCCAGGCACACCCTGCGGTTCACGTGTGGCCGCACAGACGCGAGAGCCCACACCACCACCAAAACCAGGTCCGAGCTGCTCCTTGTGTGGCGGTCCCGCCACCTGTCAGACCCTCCAGTGGGCTCAGCCTGGGGGTGCCCTGCAGGACCCCAGCTCTAAACTCAGCTGGAACTGAGGCTCTCTCAGTTTCTGATTTGTTCCCAGCGGCACCTGGGGAGGCCCAGGTGACGGCTGTGCGCCAGGCACTGCTTCTGTCCTCAGTGAGGAGGGACAGAAGGCCACGCTCCAGCCCCTGAACCCCCACCCCGTCCCTGACCCCCCAACacccccaccctgacccccaccctgtcccctgacaaccccaccctgccctgacaaccccaccctgccccctgaTGCCCCCACCCTGTCCCCTGACACCCCACCGACCCCATTCCTGACCCCCaacacccccaccctgcccctgatgccccaccctgccccaacACCCCCACCCTGTCCCCTGACACCCCACCCACACCATTCCTGACCCCCCACCCTGTCCCtgaccccccacacccccacctgcccccaatgCCCCACCCTGCCCCGACATCCCCACCGCCCTGACCCCTGGTGTCCTCGGGTGAGAACAGCCTCCCTGGGCTCCAGCCCCCAGCTGCCCTCTGGTAGGAGCAGTGCAGAGGCTCATGGACGACCCGGGGGACTTGGTTTCTCAGTCAGCTTCTTAGAAGGATGCTGGATTCCTCCTGCGTCTGTGCTCACACCCGTGTGAGGCTCACACCCGTGCCAGCGCTGCTGGGACGCGTGCGTCACCGCCCGTGAGAGCAGGGCTGTGGCCACGCAGCCTCCCTCGCCAGCTCAACACAGACTCTCTCCCGCCGCTTGGTGTCACTCTTTTAGGGAATGTTATAAATTGTGTTTTTGTTCCTAAGTCAAAACGGAAGCACCCAGGTCTAGCCAACTCCCCCATGGGGTGTGCCCCTGCTGGGCAAGCGGAGCGGGTGTGTCCCCGCTGTGGGCAACTCCAGGCTCGCTGCCCTGGCATCCCCGCTCCatgcccagggcccagggcctgcCCACAGGTCGTTCCAGATGCCGGAGCCCCTGGCACATTGAGCCCCGTGCCCAGCCCTAGGCCCCAGGTGAGGACATGGCCCCTGTTTCCTCAGGCTTCACGCGTCGGTGCCAGAGCCGCTGCCAGCCATGGAGGAGCCGGAGGAGCAGCCGCCCCGCGAGGTCAGAGGCCCGGTGGCGGGTGCGGGGGCTCCCGGGGTCATGCCAGCTCCTGTGCCCAGAGGCACCTCACCAGTTTTCCGACTGTGTTGCTGGCCAGCTGAAGGCCTTGCCAGGCGCCACTGGGAGCGTGTTGGGGGCACATGGCCTGCGGTCCCACAGCCCAGGGGCAGCACAACCTCAGCGCTTCCTCCCTCCGCAGGCCGACACAGAGCCCGTCGTGACTTCAGGGGCCTCAGAGGCAGTGCCCAGGGTGCTCCCCGGAGACCCCCAGAACCTGTGTGCGTGCTCCCCAGGGTCCCTGTGGGGTGGGGCTTGGGCAAGGTCTTGGTGGGCTGGGGGCTTCAGAGTCGCAGCCTCTCCTGGGCCCCTCGGCAGCCTGGGGCTCCTACCCCAACGCTCATCCTGGTGGGTGAGGACCAGCAGCTCGAGACTGGGAGGGACCCCCGTGTGGGCGGGCGAACCTGAGCTGGGCCTTGCTGTCCCGCAGCCGACGTGGATGCGTTCAACCTGCTGCTGGAGATGAAGCTGAAGAGGCGGCGAGAGCGGCCCAATCTGCCGCGCACGGTGACTGAGCTGGTGGCCGAGGACGGGAGCCGGGTGTACGTGGTGGGCACGGCCCACTTCAGCGACGACAGCAAGCGGGACGTGGTGAAGGTGAGGCCGCAGGGCAAGCAGACCTGCCGCCCCTTCCCTTGCTGGGCTTCATGTGCTGAGCTGTTGTGCGCAGCGGCGAGCCGGGGGTGGGGTCGCTGCGGGGCGGGCGCGTCCGGGGCGGGGGTCGGGCTGGCCCCTGAGCCGGCGTGTCCGCGGCAGACCATCCGGGAGGTGCAGCCTGACGTGGTGGTGGTGGAGCTGTGCCAGTACCGCGTGTCCATGCTGAAGATGGACGAGCGCACGCTGCTGCGCGAGGCCAAGGAGATCAGCCTGGAGAAGCTGCAGCAGGCCGTCAGGCAGGTGCGGCCGCCGGGGCGGGCCGGGCCCGGGGCCTGGGGCTCTGCCCGAGGGGCCGCAGGATAGCCGGCTGGCCTCCAGCCCCGAGGCGGGAGCTGCTCCGGCCCCGGGGAACCCCGGGGCGCTGGCAGGTCatttgggtggggagggggcttcagtGTGTTCTGGACCCCGAAGCCGAGACCCCCACTGCGTGTCCCTCCCCAGGGACACAGCACCAAGGGAGGTGTGGGCAGCGGACTTGTGTCTGGGGCGGAGGACCGAGGGCAGGGGGCTCCGTGGGGCCGCGGGGTAGACACGCCCCCTGGCTGCCTGCGGGAGGCCAGCCCCGCCCAGCCCCAGCGCCAGGCTCCGCCCAGTTGACCCGCACCCGCACCCGCAGAACGGCGTTGCCTCGGGGCTgatgcagatgctgctgctgaagGTGTCCGCCCACATCACCGAGCAGCTGGGCGTGGCCCCCGGCGGCGAGTTCAGGGAGGCCTTCAAGGAGGTGGGCCCGGGCACGACCTGGGGCTGGGGCTCGGGAGCCGCCCCAGGGTCCCCCACCGACACCGCACCATCCCGCCTCCACCCAGGCCAGCAGGGTTCCATTCTGCAAGTTCCACCTGGGCGACCGGCCCATCCCCGTCACCTTCAAGCGGGCCATTGCCGCCCTCTCCCTCTGGCAGAAGGTCAAGTTGGCCTGGGGCCTGTGCTTCCTGTCGGACCCCATCAGGTAGGTCTGCTCGGCCTCCCAGCCGGGGAGGCGGCCAGCAGCCGGATGCGACCCACAGTGACCGCCCCTGTGAGGCTGGCCCGGCCCGCCCTGCCGTGAGGCCTGCTCCCCGAGTTCCTGGGCATCCCGGTGTGGGGGGATCCCCGCCCTGGGCCTGCCGCCCAGCGCCGGCCGCCTCCCCCCAGCAAGGACGACGTGGAGCGCTGCAAGCAGAAGGACTTGCTGGAGCAGATGATGGCGGAGATGGTGGGCGAGTTCCCCGACCTGCACCGCACCATCGTGTCCGAGCGCGACGTCTACCTGACCTACATGCTGCGCCAGGCCGCCCGCCGCCTGGAGCTGCCGCGCGCCTCCGACGGTGAGCACAGGGCCCGCAGGCACGGGGCCCCGCGGGGGGCGGGGGTTCTCGGGTGCTCATGCGTCTCTCACCCCAGCCGAGCCCAGGAAGTGCGTCCCCTCCGTGGTGGTGGGTGTCGTGGGCATGGGCCACGTCCCCGGCATCGAGAAGAACTGGACCACCGACCTCAACATCCAGGAGATCATGACGTGAGTGCTGCGCCCCCCCACAGAgccgggctgggggctgggaccgcccccccccccagccagcccagcccaccctccctccccagcgTGCCCCCGCCGTCCGCCTCGGGCAGAGTGTCCCGCCTGGCCGTGAAGGCCGCCTTCCTGGGCCTCCTGGGCTACGGCCTCTACTGGACAGGGCGCCGCGCCGCCAGCCTGCTCCTGGCCCTGCCCGCCGCCCGGCACTGCCTGCAGAGGCTCTCCGACGCCTGGCCGCGCAAGTAGCAGGACAGACGGAGCCAGCGCGTCCTTGCGGAGGGGCCCCCGTGGGGGTCCCGGCCCAGCCTCGCCCGCCCGCCCCCAGCCCGCCCAAATAAAAGAATCGGGTCACTGTCTGAGCTCCGGCCTACCCGCAGCCCCtccgccctgcccctcccccgtgGGCTGTTAGGAGGCTCACGCGGGGCTCGGGAGTCCAACCGGCCCCTTCCTCTCCGTGCCTTCTCTCCGAGGCGGGCGGCGGGGGTGTCTCACGGGGGTTAGGCCGCTCCCAGGGCGGGCTGGGCTGTGCAGCCTTGGGGTGTCCCCTGGGAGCGACTCCGCTAGGCTCAGGCCCCCAGGAAGCGCCAGCAGCAGCTCTGCCTGCAGAGATTTTGTGTTTGgggcttttaaaaatgtctgaaaCTTTTTTACTCAGGTAATTTTAACTTAAACTGAAGCAAATGTCAGGAAATACTAGCCTTAAACCTGGTTGGGACAGAGAACGTCTTTTTCTTGAGTCTCAGTCCTGGGAAGATGAGCATGTGGGCAGCCAGGCCAGCCCCGTGCCTGCCTCCAGCTGC
This window encodes:
- the TRABD gene encoding traB domain-containing protein, which translates into the protein MSCLFHRLYFLFVVKRADGALGMSCCLCGPPRHTLRFTCGRTDARAHTTTKTRLHASVPEPLPAMEEPEEQPPREADTEPVVTSGASEAVPRVLPGDPQNLSDVDAFNLLLEMKLKRRRERPNLPRTVTELVAEDGSRVYVVGTAHFSDDSKRDVVKTIREVQPDVVVVELCQYRVSMLKMDERTLLREAKEISLEKLQQAVRQNGVASGLMQMLLLKVSAHITEQLGVAPGGEFREAFKEASRVPFCKFHLGDRPIPVTFKRAIAALSLWQKVKLAWGLCFLSDPISKDDVERCKQKDLLEQMMAEMVGEFPDLHRTIVSERDVYLTYMLRQAARRLELPRASDAEPRKCVPSVVVGVVGMGHVPGIEKNWTTDLNIQEIMTVPPPSASGRVSRLAVKAAFLGLLGYGLYWTGRRAASLLLALPAARHCLQRLSDAWPRK